Within Campylobacter jejuni, the genomic segment GACATCCTAATGAATATCATGAATATATTCTTGAAAAAATGAGTAAAATTGATAAAATAGCAAGAGGAGATAAGAATAAATTCTTAAAAGAATTTGAAAAACTAAAAGAAGAAGTCAAAAACAATCCTGCTATACTTCATAAAGATTACTATAAGGAGAGAAAATAATGAAATATTATAAAATGATGTATAACTATAATCATAATGATGTGGATAATTGGTACTCTTGTGATCTTGTAGATATAAAAAATAATGATGAATATGCACTTTTAGAATCCAAACCTATCACAAATTGGCAAACACCTAGTTTTGAAATAGACAAAAATGAAGGAGACATATTAACTGATCTTATACACAATGACTGTGGTTGGCGTATAGTCTCTCCTAAATTTATAAATTTAATGCAAGATTTAATTAAAGATTGTGTGCAATATTTAGATGTAGAAATTAAAAGTCAGGAAATAAATTATTATGATTGTAAAATTATGCATGTAATAAAATCACTTGAAGCTTTAGATTATGAACATTCTGTATATACTTATATGGGTGATAATAATGAATATCTAAGTATTACTAAGGCTGTTTTAAAAAAATCAAAACTTGATGGAAGCCATATATTTAGAATTAAAGATGATGAAATACCTGTTTTTGTATCAAGTGAATTTAGAAAAATAGTGAGAGAAAACAATTTATTAGGTTTTAGTTTTAGTGAAGTTATGGTATATGAAAATTAATCATATGAAAATATTGCAATTATAAACTATATAATTTATTAGGTTTTATCAAACAAATACAATTCGAAAGAAAAAGCTTATGAGGCAGTTGTAAAAAAAATAGAAAAAGATTATGTAAGCGGTAAAGTTTCTGAAAATTTTATATAAGGGCATATTATAAACATTAATGGATTTAATATTGAAGTAAGAGGAGTTATAAAAAATGGAGAATCAAAAATTGGAACAATGTTTCTATCTAGAACATTTAATTAATATTCAAGAATTGGAGAAAAAAATTATTGAATATTTTTCCAAAGAACAAAAATTACTTTTAGATCATTTTAGACATGCTAATATTGTTTCTAGAAAAGCTGATGAGTGTGGATATTTTGCTAATATAAAAACTGATCCCGCAAGACCAAAAATTCAAGTCAATGGTTTTACTAATTCTTTAAATCTATGTTTAAATGGTGTTGTGATAGGTGGAGCTATGATTTATATTGAAAATGGTTTATTATCAATGATTGAGTGTTACTCTTGGGATGATAATGATATTTTTATTAAGTTATTATCAGACACTAATAAAAAAGTGTATTTGTAAAAATTTTCAAAAAATTTAAGATTACCTTAAAAACCCACAAGACTTTTCATGGCTAAAAAAAGAACAATCCTTATTCCTAGAATAGAAGATATTAATATAACTCCTGATACTTCTTGTATGCATCCTATCTTAGAAGATAATACTTTAGTATGCTTACATGGAGGTAGAGTTAAGTTAAAAGCAAAAAAAGCTAAAAGAATAAAATCAGACAATGTTCCTATTATGCTTGATAATGAAATACAAGGAGCTAGTATAAGTGGATGTTTAAATCCACCTATACTAGGAGGACCTTGTACTAAAGTAGCTATGGTATTTGCTTATACTTATTCAGATCATAAAGTTAATAATAAACATTCTGTGTTACAAATGGGTTTGATAGGAATGAGTATAAAAGGTTATCCTATATTTGCTATACCCAAAAAGAATAAGATTAAATTTGCTTTAGCTAAAATACAAGCTAGTCCTCTTGCTAAGATTAAATATGATAGGATAAGATGGGAAGGGATGGGAGGTAAAAGAAATAAGAAAAATAAAAATGATAAAGCAAGGCAAATACAAGCATTAAAAAATAATCGGCAAAAAGGTAATTATACTGAAATGCAAATGGATAAATATTACAAAGCTAAAGGCTATAAAAGAATTAGTTTAAATAAAGTTCAAGGACTTGATGATAAAATTCATCATGGAATTGATGGAATTTATTACAATCCAAATAAAAACCCAAAATATATCATTGCAGAAGCTAAGTTTAGAACAAGCAAATTAGATATAAAAACTAAGCAAATGAGTGATGAATGGATAACAGAAAAGAGTAGAAATAGACTTGGCATTGTAGATGAAAAACATAGAAAAGAAATAAAAGAACTTCTTAAAAAAAATAGCAATGAAGTCAGAAAAGATTTATTTCATGTTGATAAAAAAGGCAATGTGAGTATTAAAGAATTAGATAAAAATGCAAAAACCAAAAACTTAATAGAAAGGATAGAAAATGGCAAGAGATACTAGCAAAGATGAAGCGTATTTTACGAAACATATAATAGAGTGGGAAGAAGAAATTAAAGAAGATGAAAAAAAACTCTTAGAACTTCCACTAGGAGATGCAAGAAGGGAAAATTATTTTTTTTCTATAACAGATGGAAAAAAATGTATTGCTATAGATAAATACTCTCGTGGTGATGATATAAATCTAGTTAAAAAAGATTTAGAAGCATACATACTATTAAAACAAAAAAATCGTTTAGAATTTGCAATTGATATTGGTTATTATAGAGGAAATGCTCTTGAACTTTGTATTAGAGTATTGCTAGATATGGATACTGCTTGTGTATTAGAATTAATAGAAGAAGATGAGAGAAAAAGAAGAGATATTCTCAATAGGGACTGGTTTTTGCATTTTATAGGATCTAAGGGTAAGAATTTAAATTTAGAACGCAAATGTATTCGCAAAGAACACGAGCTTATTAAAGAATTTGTAGCCACTAAGGATATTGAGTTTTTACATCAATATATGAAAAAACATACAAGATTAAGAGATCCTCTAGATACTTGGGATCTTGAAGGTGCAGCAATTGTAAAGCTAATGAATTTAGATAAAGAAGAATTTAAACAATACAAATACTTTCCTTATGATTTAATATAAAAAGATTTTTAGTTATAATTTCATTTTATATTTAAGGAAAAATTTATGGAAGATTTAAAACTTTTACAAAGGCGTTGGGAAGAAGCTTATGAAGCTATGCCTAAACTTTATGAAACACCCGATGGGTTAATAATAAATTTCACCCTAAGTGAAGATACAGATACTATTCTTTTTAAAAAACCTTGGGAAAATTTTGAATTAGATGATGAAGATAAAGAAACCAAATGGAGGCTGAGTTTTTTTAGCATTAGCAAAGATGAGCCTTTGGGGTATTTAGAGTATAAAGAAGCTTTAGAGAAATTGCAAGATTTTTCTTTAATTCAATCAGAAGAAAGGATTTTAATTAGAGCAATGAGTTTAGAAGAGCTTGAAAGCTTAGAGCTTAAAGGGTGGTAATGCTTCCTCAACCTATATTTTTAAATAAACTTATAGAATTTTTATCTGATGAAAATTTAGATATTGTAAATATGAAAAAAGGTGTAGATAAAATTTTTTCTAAAAAAGATTTTTACGCTATATTAGAATTAAATATTAAAATTATGAATATAGCGAAATTAATTTTTAAAAGTGATGAACAATTAAATATATTATTACCACAAGCTTCTAATTATAAGAATACAAATTATTTTCCTCAAGAATTAGAGTTAAAAAAAGAAATGGATGTTAATCTTAATGATTTAAAAAATTGTGATAATAAAAAAATAATAGAAATAATTAAGCAAGAATATCAAAATAATCTGATTAAAGAATTGGATATTAATTCTCAAAAAGAAAAAATCAAAATACTTTTTATTATTAATGAAGTGCCAAAATTTTTAAAATCAATCTATAAAGAATGTGAGTTTAAAGAATATGGATTAGCAAATTATTTGGAATTTGATGAAATTTGGGGTTTTTATGAAAATAATACTAGATATTTTACTATTTTAACTCCCATGGGTGCAAATAAAATAAAATTGCGTTTAGAAAATACACAAAACAGCGAAAAAGAACTCAATATCATAGAAGTAAATTTAGATAAAAATAGATTTTAATAACAAAAATAAGCAATTTCTTTTTCTACTCAAATTTAGGCTATTTGTGTTAAAATAATAAATATAAAAATTAAAAACATAGTGGATTTATACCAAATTATAAACACCATAAACTCAACCCCCAAAAGGATCATCAATGTCCCTTAATTCTTACATGAGTCTTGATATTTTAAATTCTACTTCAAATCCCCTACCCTTTAAAATCACTAAAGCCCTCATCAAAGAAAGTCTTGAAGAGCTTTTTTCTATAGAATGTGAAGGCTTTTTTGAAAGTTTAGAACAAGATTTATTTTCTTTAAATACTTTAACCAATGCTTCATCTCATCCAAGCACCCCTACAACTTTTAATTTTCATCCTAATGTTTTAATCGATCAAGAAGCTATTTTAAGTATCCATAATCCTTATGAGAATAATACCTTAAACTTTGATAACAATGAAGTAAAAAACTATAAGGGAATTATCACTTATATAAAATATCTAGGTATTAATCATGAAAGTGCTTTAAATATTAACGATAGCACTTCAAATACTAAGCAAATACAATACAAGCATTTTTTTTCTTTTAAGCTTCAATCAGTCTTGATAAGACTTTCTTTAAATAAAGCCAATCGTATTTATACTCATACTAATATTATAGAAGTGATTAAACAAACCCTTGGTTTTTATCAAGATATCTTACATAAAGAAATTGATTATTCTAATATACATTTTAATTATGAAGAACAAGAACTCATCTCTCAATACAATGAAAGTGATTTAGACTTTATTACAAGATTAAGC encodes:
- a CDS encoding DUF4299 family protein — translated: MEDLKLLQRRWEEAYEAMPKLYETPDGLIINFTLSEDTDTILFKKPWENFELDDEDKETKWRLSFFSISKDEPLGYLEYKEALEKLQDFSLIQSEERILIRAMSLEELESLELKGW
- a CDS encoding imm11 family protein; this encodes MKYYKMMYNYNHNDVDNWYSCDLVDIKNNDEYALLESKPITNWQTPSFEIDKNEGDILTDLIHNDCGWRIVSPKFINLMQDLIKDCVQYLDVEIKSQEINYYDCKIMHVIKSLEALDYEHSVYTYMGDNNEYLSITKAVLKKSKLDGSHIFRIKDDEIPVFVSSEFRKIVRENNLLGFSFSEVMVYEN
- a CDS encoding PoNe immunity protein domain-containing protein, with amino-acid sequence MARDTSKDEAYFTKHIIEWEEEIKEDEKKLLELPLGDARRENYFFSITDGKKCIAIDKYSRGDDINLVKKDLEAYILLKQKNRLEFAIDIGYYRGNALELCIRVLLDMDTACVLELIEEDERKRRDILNRDWFLHFIGSKGKNLNLERKCIRKEHELIKEFVATKDIEFLHQYMKKHTRLRDPLDTWDLEGAAIVKLMNLDKEEFKQYKYFPYDLI